The genomic region GGTACATGTACCCTGAGCTTCTAGGCTGCCAGCGGACCGGCGCACTCCATTGTCCAGAGCTGGGTGAGCGCAGCGCGTCAGGATCGCGCGGATGGGCGCGCCTCCAATCCACTGGCATGTCGAACTTGGTCGCCCAGATCCCGACCTTTCCGACCCTCGCGCGAGCCTCAATCACTGCATAGTCGGCCCGTCCATTCTCCAAAACGATCGCGTATCCTTGCGCAACGAGCTGCGCTGCCACGTCCTGTCCGTTGATCATGCAGTTCGCCACGGTCCTGTTGTACACGTCGGTTTCACGACGAATGCAGGTGACCAGGCGATTGTCGATCAGCACGCCAAGCGCAGAGGCAGCGTCAGCCCCGCACGCCCATTCCGAATGATTTACCTGACAGGTCTGGCGATACTCCGGCGCGTCGACCCCGAACAAGCGGACCTTCGTGCCCGCGACCTCAAAGCTGTCACCGTCGCCAGCGTGGGCGGTACCGGTGATCGTTTGTGCAACGGCGGGCTGAAACGACGCGAGGGCCGCGAGGATGGCGAGGCGGATCATGGTGCGGAGGCTACGCAGGTTGGATTACCAGAGAATTGATCGCGATCATCTAACAGACGGTCCTGGGTCGGTGACCGGCCTTCTTCATCCGTCGCTTGATAGATCACATCAATTCAGGGATGGACTGAACCCAGGTTGATGACTGTTCATAGTAGACCTGACATTGCGCTAGCATGAGAATGGCGCCACGTTCTCGGCATGAAAGGCGTCTTCGAGATCAGCGGTGCGTCGCGCTACGATGACCTAATTGCTGAGCGCTATCACTTCCCGCGCATCTACCTACGTGCAGCCGAAGCGTGCGTCGGCGATTGGATTGTCTAT from Novosphingobium sp. 9U harbors:
- a CDS encoding thermonuclease family protein, whose protein sequence is MIRLAILAALASFQPAVAQTITGTAHAGDGDSFEVAGTKVRLFGVDAPEYRQTCQVNHSEWACGADAASALGVLIDNRLVTCIRRETDVYNRTVANCMINGQDVAAQLVAQGYAIVLENGRADYAVIEARARVGKVGIWATKFDMPVDWRRAHPRDPDALRSPSSGQWSAPVRWQPRSSGYMYRNCDQARAAGAAPMRRGTAAYNPNLDGDSDGLACEPYRGRR